The Rhododendron vialii isolate Sample 1 chromosome 3a, ASM3025357v1 nucleotide sequence attCCGGTTGCGTACTGCACCAATTACTTTGAGAGATAATATTTGGACAAAAATCAAAAGCTCAAGCCActacaaattaacaaagaaAGCAATACACTAGAGTTGTTCATCTAACCCCAAGCCATTATTAACATAGGAAAACTACGCACCACAGCAAAAGCCGCACAAAACACCATCATCTTCTACAACGCACCAAGAGTAAAAAACACGACCTACGAACACAACGGTGGTCCtaaacaccattttttttttttacaactaaAAACGCAAGCCGAGTACGTGTAGTCTAGCTCTTGGTCTTGAACTTGGACTCGTCCATAGGGATCCCTTCCTCCCGGACCCGCTCCTCGCCGGACTTGTCGGAGGTGCTAAGCCCGCCCTTGCGTCCCATCTCCTGGTACCCTTCTGTCCCTATCTGCTCCTTCCTCCTCTGCCCTCCCTTGCTCCTCCCTTCAAATCCCACAACGTACACCATCAAAAACGAAACCAAATTAACATGCATGAACGTACATATAAAGGTTTCTACTACATAAATTTCAAATACAAAATACCGATATCTGTGATACGGTCATGCATCGATCGACCGATACCGATATATGTGTATAAGACTATATATTACCCTCGGCAAGGCGCTCCTGGGCTTCGAGGCTCTTGCCGCCGGTGCCCCCGGGAACAACGGTCTCGCCTTCCCTAGCCCGGGCATCGAGCTCTTCTTTCACCTCATCCTTGTCCTGCTCGTAAGACATCGTTGTAATGAAACTGATGCTGTTagtattttttctctcttcgaAGTCACAAAGCATGCACGTTGGAAGACACAATGGATGGCGCAACGGCGGGGTGGGGGGCAGTTTATAGGGGGGAGAAGAGGGTGGGAATGGGCGACACGTGGGCGGGTGACGAGGCTGGAGGGATGACACGCAGGTCCGTGAGTGCAAATAGAATGACACGAGTGATATTACCAGAGGTGTGAGCTCCGTGCCCGTGACACGTGAGCTGCAGAAAACGACGGTTGGACTCGGTCCACTTGGTTCAAAGCGCCTGTTGGATTTAATCTCCCACCAATGGGGAACATATATTATAGCCtacaaagagaaaagaaatgaaaaaagtgaAAGTAATTGTTGCTGTGGTTTGGCTCTTAGATATGTACTATAATTTAAAATGCCTTGCACTCTAGCTCTCGATTCTTAAAGTCGAGCTCTCGATTTTTACTCTtgcgaattttagtagtttaagGTATGTTTCAAAGATGCTTTTACGCAGGGACGAAACCAGAATTTTCTAAATGCAGGGGCTGAACTATaaacaacaagattttgaaatgtCAAATGTTTGGAaatctaatactccctccgtcccttatttatagtccggtattccattttgggttgttccttaataagtgttcattttgtaaagttagtgggtaaaagttggtaaattgtctattttgtccctaaaagtaaatttcattttaaaaagtaagtgaataaaaatgtaatgatgatgggtaagtagggaaagtggaggaaaaagttgatgtgaaaggtataatgatgatgtctttttaataagttgaaattacgaagcaggacacttaaaaagggacggagggagtagtttatttggtttaggttttgagaGAAGTTTTCTGGATAACGAGTGAAAgggataaaaagagaaatgagattaataattgaaggaaaaacttataAGAAACcgtgcgcagagagagagagaggtcggATTTTAGGTTCCAAAACGGACACATTCTATTCTAAAGCATTTAAATGTCTTAATAACAcccaatataaaatataatatcTATGTGTTAAGGCAAAATACAACTGATATTAATAtcgaattttaaaaataaaaaaaaaccaaaactatgCGGGGCGGCGGGGCCTTGGCCCCCCATAAGCCGAAGCCTAGATCAGTCTCTGCTTTTACGTTCCACCAACGCGCGCACAcatgaattattattattttttacaaaatgcacACATGAATTGTATATGTGACTTAAATTTGACTTGCTCTCATATGAACAATAtaattataaattatttttagagCCAAATGGGGGAGAGACTTAAAAGACTAAATCTTAATAATTTCTTAATTAACAGTTGCCTTCAATTTAAGAGCCTGATGTTACGcacaatttgaatttgaatcatgatcacatcttttcaaaaatattctACCAAATTTTTATCGTGGCAATTCTGAATTTACTACATATAGACATAAAACTTGTTAAGACTGCAATGGTACAGAGATATATCTATGGAAAATGCTTGGTCAATATGATAATGCAAGCTTTCCAATTTTAAATGGTTCTAATATTTCATTTATATTCAATTAAGAAGGACAATGAAATATGAGACACT carries:
- the LOC131320569 gene encoding protein SLE2 encodes the protein MSYEQDKDEVKEELDARAREGETVVPGGTGGKSLEAQERLAEGRSKGGQRRKEQIGTEGYQEMGRKGGLSTSDKSGEERVREEGIPMDESKFKTKS